In one Massilia endophytica genomic region, the following are encoded:
- a CDS encoding alpha/beta fold hydrolase, whose protein sequence is MYRRDFLKTAGGVLSAALMVNVAGAAVRSLSAADYHATRRFADTGFGRIAYVERGSGDAALFLHGFPLSSFQWRGVLERLAPHRRCIAPDFMAAGFTEVAEGQSVIPRAQAAMLIALLDKLGIAKADIVANDSGGAVAQLLLVHYPERVRSVILTNCDSEINCPPQAMQVVFTLARRGAFADEMLAPCVADKNKARQPDNLGGACYANPANLTDEVIDYHLGQLVSTPSRKALVNAYALGLEPNILHGVGPALKKSRIPVRILWGMSDTVFAPSDADFLDRAFGNSKGVLRLPESKLFWPEERPDLIASEALKLWG, encoded by the coding sequence ATGTATCGCAGAGACTTTCTGAAGACGGCTGGCGGCGTACTAAGCGCAGCTTTAATGGTCAACGTGGCGGGCGCCGCGGTGCGCTCCCTGAGCGCCGCGGACTATCATGCCACCCGCCGGTTCGCGGATACGGGTTTCGGCCGCATTGCGTATGTCGAAAGGGGAAGCGGCGATGCGGCGCTCTTCCTGCATGGTTTCCCCCTCAGCAGCTTCCAATGGCGCGGCGTCCTGGAGCGGCTTGCGCCGCACCGGCGCTGCATCGCTCCCGACTTCATGGCGGCCGGCTTTACCGAGGTCGCGGAAGGCCAGAGCGTGATCCCGCGCGCGCAGGCGGCCATGCTGATCGCATTGCTGGACAAGCTGGGCATCGCCAAGGCCGACATTGTGGCGAACGACAGCGGCGGCGCGGTTGCCCAGCTGCTGCTTGTGCACTACCCCGAGCGCGTGCGTTCGGTCATCCTCACCAATTGCGACAGCGAGATCAACTGCCCTCCGCAAGCCATGCAGGTGGTGTTCACCCTGGCCCGCCGCGGCGCGTTCGCGGACGAAATGCTGGCGCCCTGCGTGGCCGACAAGAACAAGGCCCGGCAGCCGGACAATCTGGGAGGCGCCTGCTACGCCAATCCTGCCAACCTCACCGACGAGGTGATCGATTATCACCTTGGCCAGCTGGTGAGCACCCCGAGCCGCAAGGCCCTGGTCAACGCCTACGCGCTGGGACTGGAGCCCAATATTCTCCACGGCGTGGGACCGGCGCTGAAGAAGAGCCGCATTCCCGTGCGCATCCTGTGGGGCATGTCGGATACGGTATTCGCCCCGTCCGATGCGGACTTCCTCGACCGTGCCTTCGGTAACTCGAAGGGCGTGCTGCGCCTGCCGGAGAGCAAACTGTTCTGGCCTGAAGAGCGCCCCGACCTTATCGCCTCCGAGGCGCTGAAGCTTTGGGGTTGA
- a CDS encoding organic hydroperoxide resistance protein: protein MSIKQVLYRANATSTGGREGRSVSSDGVLDVKLTTPKELGGNGAVGTNPEQLFAAGYSACFIGAMKFVGGRDKIAVPADASIDATVGIGAIETGFGIEVELKISLPGLDRATAEKLVAAAHIVCPYSNATRGNIDVTLTIV from the coding sequence ATGTCGATCAAACAAGTTCTGTACCGTGCCAACGCAACTTCCACCGGCGGCCGCGAAGGCCGTTCCGTCAGCAGCGACGGCGTACTGGATGTGAAGCTGACCACGCCGAAAGAATTGGGCGGCAACGGCGCCGTGGGCACCAATCCAGAGCAGCTGTTTGCAGCCGGTTATTCCGCCTGCTTCATCGGCGCCATGAAGTTTGTCGGCGGCCGCGACAAGATCGCCGTGCCTGCTGACGCCTCCATCGATGCCACCGTCGGCATCGGCGCTATCGAAACCGGCTTCGGCATCGAAGTGGAACTGAAGATTTCGCTGCCTGGCCTGGACCGTGCGACCGCCGAAAAGCTGGTTGCCGCCGCCCACATCGTCTGCCCCTATTCGAACGCCACCCGCGGCAATATCGACGTAACCCTGACCATCGTATAA
- a CDS encoding DUF4148 domain-containing protein → MKASTLFAAAAFALSTGAFAQAPSPVKAPVNTTSGEAYQGDISFQSSRTRAEVKAELAAAQRSGQVDAGESYPSAPIASGPAKTRAQVQAEFEQAKAQGLIRHED, encoded by the coding sequence ATGAAAGCATCCACCTTGTTCGCCGCCGCTGCCTTCGCCTTGAGCACCGGCGCCTTTGCCCAGGCTCCGTCCCCGGTCAAAGCCCCCGTCAACACCACCAGCGGTGAAGCCTATCAGGGCGACATCAGCTTCCAGTCTTCGCGTACCCGCGCCGAGGTGAAGGCGGAACTGGCCGCCGCGCAGCGCTCCGGCCAGGTAGACGCCGGCGAAAGCTATCCCTCCGCACCCATCGCCAGCGGTCCGGCCAAGACCCGCGCCCAGGTGCAGGCCGAGTTCGAGCAGGCCAAGGCGCAGGGCCTGATCCGCCACGAAGACTGA
- a CDS encoding GNAT family N-acetyltransferase produces MIEWQWQDFGGIPGKDLYEVLRQRQQVFVLEQKCLYPDIDGYDLDAHHLMAWRTVDGQRQLAAYLRCLAPGAKYAEMSLGRVLTTEAARGSGIGRQLIAEGIRRAEALHPGHRFRIGAQQYLEKFYASFGFRTVSDPYDEDGIMHIDMVR; encoded by the coding sequence ATGATTGAATGGCAGTGGCAGGATTTTGGCGGCATTCCAGGCAAGGACCTGTATGAAGTGCTGCGCCAGCGGCAGCAGGTCTTTGTGCTGGAGCAGAAATGCCTGTATCCCGACATCGACGGCTACGATCTCGATGCGCACCACCTGATGGCCTGGCGAACGGTGGACGGACAGCGCCAGCTGGCGGCCTATCTGCGCTGCCTGGCGCCGGGAGCGAAGTATGCCGAGATGTCCCTGGGCCGCGTACTGACCACGGAAGCGGCGCGGGGCAGCGGCATTGGGAGGCAGCTGATCGCCGAAGGCATCCGCCGTGCCGAGGCGCTGCATCCCGGCCACCGCTTCCGCATCGGGGCGCAGCAGTATCTTGAAAAGTTTTATGCCAGTTTCGGCTTCCGCACGGTGAGCGATCCCTACGACGAGGACGGGATCATGCACATCGATATGGTGCGATAA
- a CDS encoding FKBP-type peptidyl-prolyl cis-trans isomerase produces the protein MKSMFQIIAALACALTLTACGGGGDDKPADNTPAQPAFTKTDTVVGSGLEASNGDLLTVHYTGWVYSATATGNKGDQFETSRTGNPFSFTIGRGSVIPGWDQGILGMKPGGKRTLVIPAAMAYGAQQKTDATGKVVIPANSALVFEVELISLSR, from the coding sequence ATGAAATCGATGTTCCAAATTATTGCTGCCCTGGCCTGCGCCCTGACCCTGACCGCCTGCGGCGGCGGCGGCGACGACAAACCTGCGGACAACACTCCGGCGCAACCGGCCTTCACCAAGACCGACACCGTGGTGGGCAGCGGCCTGGAAGCCAGCAACGGCGATCTGCTGACCGTGCATTACACCGGCTGGGTGTACTCCGCGACCGCCACCGGCAACAAGGGCGACCAGTTCGAAACCAGCCGTACCGGCAATCCCTTCAGCTTCACCATTGGCCGCGGCAGCGTGATCCCCGGCTGGGACCAGGGCATCCTGGGCATGAAACCGGGCGGCAAGCGCACCCTGGTCATCCCTGCGGCAATGGCCTATGGCGCGCAGCAGAAGACCGATGCAACCGGCAAGGTGGTCATTCCTGCCAATTCGGCGCTGGTCTTCGAAGTGGAACTGATCTCCCTGAGCCGCTAG
- a CDS encoding potassium transporter Kup has product MTSEHKKNSIAALTLAAVGIVYGDIGTSPLYTLKTIFDAEHGLPLNEANLLGVVSLIFWGLTMIVSLKYVSLVLRADNRGEGGIMALMALALNSVSRRSGWHFPLLLLGVFGATMFYGDSVVTPAISVLGAIEGLEVAAPALERYVVPLTIIVLVSLYALQRHGTAGIGRWFGPIMVTWFAALAAMGVVNIVQEPRILHALNPLHAFTFMLNNGFVAFVALGAVVLAFTGAEALYADMGHFGKKPIRLAWFMVCFPALALNYFGQGALLIMRPEAISNPFFQQLGSWSVYPLVVLSTMAAVIASQATISGTFSMTKQAIALGLLPRMRVLHTSEHQIGQIYIPAVNWLQLIVVLIAVVGFGSSDALAGAYGIAVTATMLATTILTFFVIRYRWHLPLIVCFAATGFFIAIDIMLFSASTLKLFHGGWMPLLLGTALFTVMLTWRTGRELVFQNLEKHAIPLEDFLNSLFMAPPVRVPGTAIFLRGESDGVPHALLHNLSHNKILHERVVFFTVHIVEEPYVPSAEQVRITELGHNCYQLNVHYGFKDEPDIPSILELCAEHGLPFEMMETSFFIARQTVISAPGAGMAPWREHLFVAMSRNARGAADYYQIPTNRVIELGTQVEI; this is encoded by the coding sequence TTGACGTCGGAACATAAAAAAAACAGCATTGCCGCCCTGACGCTGGCGGCCGTCGGCATCGTCTACGGCGATATCGGCACAAGTCCCCTCTATACCCTCAAGACCATCTTCGATGCGGAGCACGGGCTGCCCCTGAATGAGGCCAATCTGCTCGGCGTGGTGTCCCTGATCTTCTGGGGCCTGACCATGATCGTTTCGCTCAAATACGTCAGCCTGGTGCTGCGGGCGGACAACCGCGGCGAAGGCGGCATCATGGCCCTGATGGCGCTGGCCCTCAATTCCGTCAGCCGCCGCTCTGGCTGGCATTTCCCGCTGCTGCTGCTGGGCGTCTTCGGCGCCACCATGTTCTATGGCGACAGCGTGGTGACGCCGGCGATTTCGGTGCTGGGCGCCATCGAGGGCCTGGAAGTGGCGGCGCCGGCGCTTGAGCGCTATGTGGTGCCGCTGACGATTATCGTTCTGGTGTCGCTGTACGCGCTGCAGCGCCACGGCACGGCGGGTATCGGACGCTGGTTCGGCCCCATCATGGTGACCTGGTTCGCGGCGCTGGCTGCCATGGGCGTGGTGAATATCGTGCAGGAGCCGCGCATTCTCCATGCGCTCAATCCGCTGCATGCCTTCACCTTCATGCTCAATAACGGCTTCGTCGCATTCGTTGCGCTGGGCGCAGTGGTGCTGGCCTTCACCGGCGCCGAGGCGCTGTATGCGGACATGGGCCACTTCGGCAAGAAGCCGATCCGCCTGGCCTGGTTCATGGTCTGCTTCCCCGCGCTGGCGCTGAACTACTTCGGCCAGGGCGCGCTGCTCATCATGCGCCCCGAAGCGATCAGCAATCCGTTCTTCCAGCAGCTGGGCAGCTGGAGCGTGTACCCGCTCGTGGTGCTGTCCACCATGGCGGCGGTGATCGCCTCCCAGGCCACCATCTCCGGAACCTTCTCCATGACCAAGCAGGCCATCGCGCTTGGGCTGCTGCCGCGCATGCGCGTGCTGCACACCTCCGAACACCAGATCGGCCAGATCTATATTCCGGCAGTGAACTGGCTGCAGCTGATCGTGGTGTTGATCGCAGTGGTGGGCTTCGGTTCTTCCGATGCGCTGGCGGGCGCTTACGGCATCGCCGTGACGGCCACCATGCTGGCGACGACGATCCTCACCTTCTTCGTCATCCGCTACCGCTGGCACCTGCCGCTGATCGTCTGCTTTGCCGCGACCGGTTTCTTCATCGCCATCGACATCATGCTGTTCTCGGCCAGCACCCTGAAGCTGTTCCATGGCGGCTGGATGCCGCTGCTGCTGGGTACTGCCCTGTTCACGGTGATGCTGACCTGGCGCACAGGCCGCGAACTGGTGTTCCAGAACCTGGAGAAGCACGCGATTCCACTGGAAGACTTCCTCAATTCGCTGTTCATGGCGCCGCCCGTGCGCGTGCCCGGAACGGCCATCTTCCTGCGCGGCGAGAGCGACGGCGTGCCCCACGCGCTGCTGCACAACCTCTCGCACAACAAGATCCTGCACGAGCGCGTTGTCTTCTTCACGGTGCACATCGTGGAGGAACCCTATGTGCCATCCGCCGAGCAGGTGCGCATCACGGAGCTGGGTCACAACTGCTACCAGCTCAATGTGCACTACGGCTTCAAGGACGAGCCGGATATTCCCAGTATCCTGGAGCTGTGCGCCGAACACGGCCTGCCGTTCGAGATGATGGAGACCTCCTTCTTCATTGCGCGCCAGACCGTGATCTCCGCGCCCGGTGCAGGCATGGCGCCGTGGCGCGAACACCTGTTCGTGGCCATGTCGCGCAATGCGCGCGGCGCGGCGGACTACTACCAGATTCCCACCAACCGGGTGATCGAACTGGGCACGCAGGTCGAGATCTGA
- a CDS encoding GNAT family N-acetyltransferase gives MQISQATEADVPRLFEVWEASVRATHHFLGEQGIQQLIPLVRQILGEFSPLYCLRDESGAVYAFMGAAEGVIEMLFVDPARRGGGAGRTLVDFAVAQLGATKVDVNEQNGQACGFYERMGFRQVGRSERDPFGNPYPLLHLALAAQ, from the coding sequence ATGCAAATCAGTCAAGCAACAGAAGCCGATGTGCCCCGCCTGTTCGAGGTGTGGGAAGCGTCGGTGCGCGCCACCCATCATTTCCTTGGCGAGCAGGGAATCCAGCAGTTGATTCCCCTGGTGCGGCAGATTCTCGGCGAATTCTCTCCACTGTATTGCCTGCGCGATGAAAGCGGCGCAGTGTACGCCTTCATGGGTGCGGCCGAGGGCGTGATCGAGATGCTCTTCGTCGACCCTGCACGGCGCGGCGGCGGCGCCGGGCGCACGCTGGTGGACTTTGCCGTCGCGCAGCTGGGCGCGACGAAGGTGGATGTCAACGAGCAGAATGGCCAGGCCTGCGGCTTCTATGAGCGCATGGGCTTCCGCCAGGTGGGACGTTCGGAGCGGGACCCCTTCGGCAATCCCTATCCCCTGCTCCATCTCGCACTGGCGGCGCAATGA
- the rarD gene encoding EamA family transporter RarD encodes MSTGVLYAALAFFCWGLFPLYFHAIGEVPPMEILAHRMLWSLLFLAIVLAVRRQWKWLPDVLSKPKVVGAFIASALLLSANWLIYIWSVNNGHVLDASLGYFINPLVNVLLGLVVLKEKLRRGQWLAVAIAACGVGWLTWQAGQLPWIALLLAASFGAYGLLRKTAALAALEGLSFETMLLFPLAIAYVSWLTVNGQNTFINTPSDTTRLLLMAAGPITAIPLLLFAAGARRIPLSVLGMLQYLSPTMQMLLGLLVFHEAFSPARLAGFIVIWSALAIYVAEGLWTSRLTGAAASSSK; translated from the coding sequence ATGAGTACCGGCGTGCTGTATGCGGCCCTCGCCTTCTTCTGCTGGGGCCTGTTTCCGCTCTACTTCCACGCCATCGGCGAGGTGCCGCCCATGGAGATCCTGGCGCACCGCATGCTGTGGTCCCTGCTCTTCCTCGCCATCGTGCTCGCGGTCCGGCGCCAGTGGAAATGGCTGCCGGATGTGCTGTCGAAACCGAAGGTGGTGGGAGCCTTCATCGCCAGCGCCCTGCTGCTCAGCGCGAACTGGCTGATCTACATCTGGTCCGTCAACAACGGCCATGTGCTCGATGCGAGCCTGGGCTACTTCATCAACCCGCTCGTCAATGTGCTGCTTGGACTGGTGGTGCTGAAGGAGAAGCTGCGGCGAGGGCAGTGGCTGGCCGTGGCCATCGCGGCCTGTGGGGTGGGCTGGCTTACCTGGCAGGCGGGCCAGCTGCCTTGGATCGCATTGCTGCTGGCGGCGAGCTTCGGCGCCTATGGCCTGCTGCGGAAGACGGCCGCGCTGGCGGCGCTGGAAGGGCTGTCCTTCGAGACCATGCTGCTGTTCCCGCTGGCGATCGCTTACGTGAGCTGGCTCACGGTGAACGGCCAGAACACCTTCATCAACACGCCGAGCGACACCACCCGCCTGCTGCTGATGGCGGCGGGCCCGATCACGGCCATTCCGCTGCTGCTGTTCGCCGCTGGCGCGCGCCGCATTCCGCTGTCGGTGCTGGGCATGCTGCAATACCTGTCGCCCACCATGCAGATGCTGCTTGGCCTCCTGGTTTTCCACGAGGCCTTCTCGCCCGCGCGGCTGGCAGGCTTCATCGTGATCTGGAGCGCACTCGCCATCTATGTGGCGGAAGGGCTGTGGACTTCGCGCCTTACTGGCGCGGCAGCGTCTTCCAGTAAGTAA
- a CDS encoding HzsA-related protein, giving the protein MTPALKRAASLALLLLLAACERNGPLVPGEAPPARIPSSAPAPYPILFVTQTPLHTDFAARLSTFANHMPGAAQAPRGGALMLRYPDGSLRNLTLEAGFGQVAVREPAVYWDGRKAVFSMLEGAVWQLYEVTGLGRNETAHVARVPRQPEGYNNVSPLYASDDRILFTSDRPRTGEAHLYPQLDEYEATPTNTGIWSLDPASGALRLLNHAPSGAFSPTLDSFGRIVFTRWDHLQQDQLAERDRDAVRNGVALPFNSFNFDSEAANARQLESREEVFPESRAGSKGRYGEVSPFVTNFFTAWAMNQDGSNEETLNHVGQHELSFGFMTPSFRDDPALSARTLDTLHANRVAVRRDGGLFHLREDPHAPGSYLAIAAREQDSFTTNQIVRLNGPAGMNPERMTVTQLTESHPGDALRGGRFRNPLPLSDGRIVASHTASVRAPEPGGTLDGLRLRWLEPDSTSGLYRAGPALTKGLRGADGKELWELEAVEVRARVRPPASSTVLEAPERAVLAEEKVSEDELRRWLQQHELALVVTRDQTSRDRAELQQPYNLKVPGGVESRSKDAPDAKVYEISHFQILQGEQLRAYPGRPGRRVIAQPMDGQSNPANPSGPAGSVRIAIDGSTAAFVPAGRALTWQTTDAQGNAVVRERNWVTFQPGEMRTCASCHGVNTRDQAGRLPPLNKPQALRELLTYWKTLPRQ; this is encoded by the coding sequence ATGACACCAGCCCTGAAACGCGCCGCCAGCCTCGCTCTGCTCCTTCTTCTGGCTGCGTGCGAACGCAATGGTCCGCTCGTGCCGGGAGAGGCGCCTCCCGCGCGCATTCCTTCCTCCGCCCCGGCGCCTTACCCCATCCTGTTCGTCACGCAGACGCCGCTGCACACCGATTTCGCGGCGCGCCTGTCCACCTTCGCGAACCACATGCCCGGTGCAGCGCAGGCGCCGCGCGGCGGCGCGCTCATGCTGCGCTACCCGGACGGAAGCCTGCGCAACCTGACGCTGGAGGCGGGTTTCGGGCAGGTCGCGGTGCGTGAGCCAGCCGTGTACTGGGACGGGCGCAAGGCTGTATTCAGCATGCTCGAAGGCGCGGTGTGGCAGCTTTATGAAGTGACTGGACTTGGCAGGAACGAGACAGCGCATGTAGCCAGGGTGCCGCGCCAGCCGGAAGGCTACAACAATGTCTCGCCCCTCTATGCAAGCGACGACCGCATCCTGTTTACTTCCGACCGCCCACGCACCGGCGAGGCCCACCTCTATCCCCAGCTGGACGAATACGAGGCCACGCCCACCAACACCGGGATCTGGAGCCTGGACCCGGCAAGCGGCGCACTGCGGCTGCTGAACCACGCGCCCAGCGGCGCCTTCAGCCCCACGCTGGACAGCTTCGGCCGCATCGTCTTCACGCGCTGGGACCACCTGCAGCAGGACCAGCTGGCGGAGCGCGACCGTGATGCGGTGCGCAACGGCGTTGCACTGCCCTTCAACTCCTTCAACTTCGACAGCGAGGCTGCAAACGCCCGCCAGCTGGAAAGCCGCGAGGAGGTGTTTCCCGAATCGCGCGCAGGCAGCAAGGGCAGGTATGGCGAAGTGAGTCCTTTCGTGACGAACTTCTTTACTGCCTGGGCCATGAACCAGGACGGCAGCAACGAGGAGACCCTGAACCATGTGGGCCAGCACGAACTCTCGTTCGGCTTCATGACGCCCAGCTTCCGCGACGATCCCGCGTTGTCGGCCCGCACGCTCGATACGCTGCACGCCAACCGCGTGGCGGTGCGGCGCGACGGCGGCCTGTTCCACCTGCGCGAAGACCCGCACGCGCCCGGCAGCTACCTCGCCATTGCGGCGCGCGAGCAGGATTCATTCACCACCAACCAGATCGTGCGCCTGAATGGTCCGGCTGGCATGAACCCGGAACGCATGACGGTGACCCAGCTGACGGAATCGCATCCCGGCGACGCTTTGCGCGGCGGGCGTTTCCGCAATCCGCTGCCCCTGTCGGACGGGCGTATCGTCGCCAGCCACACGGCCAGCGTGCGTGCGCCGGAGCCGGGCGGTACGCTCGACGGGCTGCGCCTGCGCTGGCTGGAGCCCGATTCGACATCGGGCCTGTACCGCGCAGGTCCCGCATTGACCAAGGGACTGCGTGGAGCGGACGGCAAGGAACTATGGGAGCTGGAAGCCGTGGAAGTGCGTGCGCGTGTCCGCCCGCCCGCTTCGAGCACGGTGCTGGAAGCACCCGAACGCGCCGTGCTGGCCGAGGAGAAGGTGAGCGAGGATGAACTGCGCCGCTGGCTGCAGCAACACGAGCTGGCGCTGGTCGTCACGCGCGACCAGACAAGCCGCGACCGAGCGGAGCTGCAGCAGCCATACAACCTGAAGGTGCCGGGAGGCGTCGAGAGCAGGTCGAAAGATGCTCCCGATGCGAAGGTGTATGAGATCAGCCACTTTCAGATTCTGCAGGGCGAACAGCTGCGGGCCTATCCGGGCCGTCCGGGACGCCGCGTGATCGCCCAGCCCATGGACGGGCAGTCCAATCCGGCCAATCCTTCGGGTCCGGCTGGGAGTGTGCGTATCGCCATCGACGGCTCCACCGCGGCCTTTGTTCCCGCGGGCCGTGCGCTCACCTGGCAGACCACGGATGCGCAAGGCAACGCCGTGGTGCGCGAGCGGAACTGGGTCACTTTCCAGCCGGGCGAGATGCGCACCTGCGCATCCTGCCACGGCGTGAACACGCGCGACCAGGCGGGCCGCCTGCCGCCCCTGAACAAGCCGCAGGCGCTGCGCGAACTGCTTACTTACTGGAAGACGCTGCCGCGCCAGTAA
- the sodC gene encoding superoxide dismutase family protein produces the protein MRILMLAATLASSLAMAAESTVTVEMNIVDGNGTVSKAGEMSVSESPYGLVFTPRLSGLPAGVHGFHIHANPSCAPGQQEGKTVAALGAGGHWDPDATKVHAGPYGNGHKGDLPALYVGADGKAEYPVLAPRLRSLSEVRGHALMLHAGGDNHADHPAPLGGGGARMACGVVGS, from the coding sequence ATGCGTATCCTGATGTTGGCTGCCACCCTGGCAAGTTCGCTGGCGATGGCGGCGGAAAGCACCGTGACGGTGGAGATGAACATCGTCGACGGCAATGGCACCGTGTCGAAGGCGGGAGAGATGAGCGTGAGCGAATCGCCATACGGCCTCGTATTCACGCCCAGGCTGAGCGGCCTGCCCGCCGGCGTGCATGGCTTCCATATCCACGCGAATCCTTCCTGCGCGCCGGGCCAGCAGGAAGGCAAGACCGTTGCGGCACTGGGCGCGGGCGGCCATTGGGATCCGGACGCCACCAAGGTGCACGCGGGCCCCTACGGCAATGGCCACAAGGGCGACCTCCCGGCGCTCTATGTGGGCGCGGACGGCAAGGCGGAATATCCGGTGCTGGCGCCGCGCCTGCGCAGCCTGTCGGAAGTGCGCGGCCACGCCCTGATGCTGCACGCGGGCGGCGACAACCACGCCGACCACCCTGCCCCGCTGGGCGGCGGCGGCGCCCGCATGGCCTGCGGCGTGGTCGGCAGCTAA
- the ettA gene encoding energy-dependent translational throttle protein EttA, which translates to MANYVYTMNRVGKIVPPKRQILKDISLSFFPGAKIGVLGLNGSGKSTLLKIMAGIDTDIQGEARPMPGLNIGYLPQEPQLDPEKTVRQEVESGLGEAFEAQAKLEAVYAAYADEDADFDALAKEQERLEAIIAAADGGNLNLQLEMAADALRLPPWDQKISVLSGGEKRRVALCKLLLSKPDMLLLDEPTNHLDAESVEWLEQFLVRFPGTVVGITHDRYFLDNAAEWILELDRGHGIPWKGNYSSWLEQKEARLKQEEATESARQKALAKELEWARQNPKARQAKSKARLARFNELSEYEYQKRNETQEIFIPVAERLGNEVIEFKNVSKAFGDRLLIDNLSFTVPPGAIVGIIGPNGAGKSTLFKMIAGLDKPDSGEVAIGQTAKISLVDQSRDELSATKTVFEDVSGGADLLSVGRFEMPSRAYLGRFNFKGADQQKIVGNLSGGERGRLHLAKTLLKGGNVLLLDEPSNDLDVETLRALEDALLEFAGSVMVISHDRWFLDRIATHILAFEGNSQVTFFDGNYQEYEADKKKRLGEEGAKPKRIRYKPLSA; encoded by the coding sequence ATGGCAAATTACGTCTATACCATGAACCGCGTGGGCAAAATCGTGCCGCCCAAGCGCCAGATCCTCAAGGATATTTCGCTGTCCTTCTTCCCCGGCGCCAAGATCGGCGTGCTGGGCCTGAACGGCTCCGGCAAATCCACCCTGCTGAAGATCATGGCTGGTATCGATACGGACATCCAGGGCGAAGCGCGCCCGATGCCGGGCCTGAACATCGGCTATCTGCCGCAGGAACCGCAGCTCGATCCCGAAAAAACCGTGCGCCAGGAAGTGGAATCGGGCCTGGGCGAAGCCTTCGAGGCGCAGGCCAAGCTGGAAGCCGTGTACGCCGCCTATGCCGATGAAGACGCGGACTTCGACGCCCTGGCCAAGGAACAGGAGCGCCTGGAAGCCATTATCGCCGCAGCCGACGGCGGCAACCTGAACCTGCAGCTGGAAATGGCCGCCGACGCGCTGCGCCTGCCGCCGTGGGACCAGAAGATTTCCGTGCTGTCCGGCGGCGAGAAGCGCCGCGTGGCGCTGTGCAAGCTGCTGCTGTCCAAGCCGGACATGCTGCTGCTCGACGAACCCACCAACCACCTGGACGCCGAATCCGTGGAATGGCTGGAGCAGTTCCTGGTGCGCTTCCCCGGCACCGTGGTGGGCATTACCCACGACCGCTACTTCCTCGACAACGCCGCCGAATGGATCCTGGAACTGGACCGAGGCCACGGCATTCCATGGAAGGGCAACTACAGCTCCTGGCTGGAACAGAAGGAGGCGCGCCTGAAGCAGGAAGAAGCCACCGAATCCGCCCGCCAGAAAGCGCTGGCGAAGGAACTGGAGTGGGCGCGCCAGAATCCGAAGGCGCGCCAGGCCAAATCCAAGGCCCGCCTGGCCCGCTTCAATGAGCTGAGCGAATACGAATACCAGAAGCGCAACGAGACCCAGGAGATCTTCATTCCCGTGGCCGAGCGCCTGGGCAATGAAGTCATCGAGTTCAAGAATGTGTCGAAGGCTTTCGGCGACCGTCTCCTGATCGACAACCTGAGCTTCACCGTGCCGCCGGGCGCCATCGTCGGCATCATCGGCCCCAACGGCGCCGGTAAATCCACCCTGTTCAAGATGATCGCCGGGCTGGACAAGCCGGACAGCGGCGAGGTGGCCATCGGCCAGACCGCCAAGATTTCGCTCGTGGACCAGAGCCGCGACGAACTGTCCGCCACCAAGACCGTGTTCGAGGACGTGTCCGGCGGCGCCGACCTGCTGAGCGTGGGCCGCTTCGAAATGCCCTCGCGCGCCTACCTGGGCCGCTTCAACTTCAAGGGCGCCGACCAGCAGAAGATCGTGGGCAACCTCTCCGGTGGCGAGCGCGGCCGCCTGCACCTGGCCAAGACCCTGCTCAAGGGCGGCAACGTGCTGCTGCTGGACGAACCGTCGAACGACCTGGACGTGGAAACCCTGCGCGCGCTGGAAGATGCGCTGCTGGAATTCGCTGGCAGCGTGATGGTGATCTCCCACGACCGCTGGTTCCTGGACCGTATCGCCACCCACATCCTGGCCTTCGAAGGCAACTCGCAGGTGACCTTCTTCGACGGTAACTATCAGGAATACGAAGCGGACAAGAAGAAGCGCCTGGGCGAAGAAGGCGCGAAGCCGAAGCGTATCCGCTACAAGCCGCTGTCGGCCTGA
- a CDS encoding DUF6265 family protein — protein sequence MRTLLAALLASACMQAGAASVDQLGWLAGCWASEGGEPGSGEQWMAPAGGTMLGTARTVKGGKTVAWEFVQIRALDDGRLAYVAKPHNQAEAAFPLRSVTENEVVFEAPEHDFPQRIIYRREGSERLHARIEGTVKGKLKGIDFPLRRTACTQ from the coding sequence ATGCGGACCCTGCTTGCCGCCCTTCTCGCTTCGGCCTGCATGCAGGCCGGGGCTGCATCCGTGGACCAGCTCGGCTGGCTCGCGGGATGCTGGGCTTCCGAAGGCGGCGAGCCGGGTTCTGGCGAACAATGGATGGCGCCTGCGGGCGGCACCATGCTCGGCACGGCCCGTACCGTCAAGGGCGGAAAAACCGTTGCCTGGGAATTCGTGCAGATCCGCGCGCTGGACGACGGGCGCCTGGCCTACGTGGCCAAACCGCACAACCAGGCGGAAGCCGCCTTTCCACTACGGAGCGTGACGGAGAACGAGGTGGTGTTCGAAGCGCCGGAACACGATTTTCCGCAGCGGATCATTTACCGCCGCGAAGGCAGCGAACGGCTGCATGCGCGCATCGAAGGCACGGTGAAGGGGAAGCTGAAAGGCATCGACTTCCCGCTGCGCAGGACGGCGTGCACGCAATAA